In a genomic window of Quercus lobata isolate SW786 chromosome 4, ValleyOak3.0 Primary Assembly, whole genome shotgun sequence:
- the LOC115985919 gene encoding uncharacterized protein LOC115985919, producing MLVNWAANYLEEYSAVTEAQTNFGNNMQRIITSAPPPQNLFKINVDGTVAIANKKAGVGVIVRDELGRMEATMCRNLNAPLCAIEAKSKAVEVGLLFTQDIGIQDIVVESDSLITVQALNGTSTPPSAVLAIVQGIMDLSKGFRRVEVSHVKRQRYRPAHLLAKHALGIVDFIAWIEEMPCFLEQALIHNVTI from the coding sequence ATGTTGGTGAATTGGGCAGCAAACTACCTGGAGGAATATAGTGCTGTTACTGAAGCACAAACCAACTTCGGGAATAATATGCAGAGAATCATAACATCGGCCCCACCACCACAGAACTTGtttaaaataaatgttgatGGCACGGTAGCTATAGCAAACAAGAAGGCAGGTGTGGGTGTGATTGTCAGAGATGAGTTGGGTAGAATGGAGGCTACGATGTGCAGAAACTTAAATGCTCCTTTATGTGCTATTGAGGCCAAATCCAAGGCTGTTGAGGTAGGGTTGTTGTTCACACAAGACATCGGAATCCAAGATATTGTGGTGGAAAGTGACTCTTTAATTACGGTCCAAGCTCTGAATGGAACATCTACTCCACCATCCGCAGTCTTGGCAATTGTACAAGGCATTATGGATCTCAGTAAGGGCTTCCGTAGGGTGGAAGTTTCTCACGTTAAGAGACAACGTTATAGGCCGGCTCACTTACTAGCAAAACATGCTCTTGgcattgttgattttattgcatgGATTGAAGAGATGCCTTGCTTTCTAGAACAAGCTCTTATCCACAATGTAACAATTTAA